In Falco cherrug isolate bFalChe1 chromosome 5, bFalChe1.pri, whole genome shotgun sequence, one DNA window encodes the following:
- the LOC129736236 gene encoding calumenin-like has translation MMVRDERRFKMADKDGDLTATKEEFTAFLHPEEYDYMKDIVVQETMEDIDKNGDGFIDLEEYIGDMYSHDGDADEPEWVKTEREQFVEFRDKNRDGRMDKEETKDWILPSDYDHAEAEARHLVYESDQNKDGKLTKEEIVEKYDLFVGSQATDFGEALVRHDEF, from the exons ATGATGGTGCGAGATGAACGGCGCTTCAAGATGGCTGACAAGGATGGAGACTTGACTGCCACCAAGGAAGAGTTCACCGCCTTTCTGCACCCCGAAGAGTACGATTACATGAAAGATATAGTTGTGCAG gaaaCCATGGAGGACATCGACAAGAATGGGGACGGCTTCATTGACTTGGAGGAGTACATAG GTGACATGTACAGCCACGATGGGGACGCTGATGAGCCCGAGTGGGTGAAGACAGAGAGGGAACAGTTTGTGGAGTTCAGAGACAAGAACCGCGATGGCAGGATGGACAAGGAGGAAACCAAAGATTGGATCCTCCCTTCGGATTATGACCACGCTGAGGCAGAAGCACGGCACCTCGTCTACGAATCCGACCAGAACAAG GACGGCAAGCTGACCAAAGAGGAGATCGTGGAGAAGTATGACTTGTTTGTGGGGAGTCAGGCCACAGACTTCGGGGAGGCCTTGGTGCGACACGATGAATTTTAA
- the ATP6V1F gene encoding V-type proton ATPase subunit F yields the protein MSGRGKLIAVLGDEDTVTGFLLGGVGELDKHRKPNFLVVEKETSLAEIEETFRSFLNREDIGIILISQCLAELIRHAVEAHARPLPAILEIPSKEHPYDPAKDSVLRRARGVFSPEDLR from the exons ATGTCGGGCCGCGGGAAGCTGATCGCGGTGCTGGGGGATGAGGACACGGTGACCGGGTTCCTGCTGGGCGGCGTGGGCGAGCTGGACAAGCACCGGAAGCCCAACTTCCTGGTGGTGGAAAAGGAGACCAGCCTGGCCGAGATCGAGGAGACTTTCCG GAGCTTCCTGAACCGGGAGGACATCGGGATCATCCTGATCAGCCAGTGCCTGGCAGAGCTGATCCGGCATGCAGTGGAGGCGCACGCCCGGCCCCTGCCCGCCATCCTGGAGATCCCCTCCAAGGAGCACCCCTACGACCCTGCCAAGGACTCTGTCCTGCGCCGTGCCCGCGGTGTCTTCAGCCCCGAAGACCTGCGCTAG
- the LOC102046524 gene encoding LOW QUALITY PROTEIN: ultraviolet-sensitive opsin (The sequence of the model RefSeq protein was modified relative to this genomic sequence to represent the inferred CDS: substituted 4 bases at 4 genomic stop codons), whose protein sequence is MAQYSLVQYSLVQYGIQYSMTISNLTQYSPVWPSTVQYSPPHHHVGXQEFYLFKNASSVGPWDGPQYHIAPLWAFYLQTAFMGFVFLVGTPLNAIVLVVTVKYKKLRQPLNYILVNISFSGFISCIFSVFTVFVSSSQGYFVFGKHMCSLEGFVGAIGGRWGMPLQSGGAGGRADQSWXGCRSWGDRHGLVGLGELGXSPWSGGVMCGDDHHGLLGLWELGXSPWSGLARAPDPLLRAQVAAQQQESATTQKAEREVSRMVVVMVGSFCLCYVPYTALAMYMVNNRNHGLDLRLVTIPAFFSKSACVYNPIIYCFMNKQFRACIMETVCGKPMTDESDISSSAQRTEVLSVSSSQVSPS, encoded by the exons ATGGCCCAGTACAGCCTGGTACAGTATAGTTTGGTACAGTATGGTATACAGTACAGCATGACCATATCTAACCTGACCCAGTACAGCCCCGTATGGCCCAGTACAGTACAGTACAGCCCG CCTCATCACCATGTCGGGTGACAGGAGTTTTATCTCTTCAAGAATGCGTCCTCAGTGGGACCTTGGGATGGTCCCCAATATCACATTGCCCCGCTGTGGGCATTCTACCTGCAGACCGCCTTCATGGGCTTTGTCTTTTTGGTGGGCACCCCTCTCAACGCCATTGTCCTGGTGGTCACCGTCAAGTACAAGAAGCTGAGGCAACCTCTCAACTACATCTTGGTGAACATCTCCTTCAGCGGCTTCATCTCCTGCATCTTCAGTGTCTTCACTGTCTTTGTCTCCAGCTCCCAGGGTTATTTTGTATTTGGCAAACACATGTGTTCCTTGGAGGGCTTTGTGGGGGCCATCGGAGGTAGGTGGGGGATGCCACTGCAGTCTGGTGGGGCTGGAGGTAGGGCTGACCAGTCCTGGTAGGGCTGCAGGAGTTGGGGTGACCGCCATGgtctggtggggctgggggagttGGGGTGATCACCGTGGTCTGGTGGGGTTATGTGTGGGGATGACCACCATGGtttgctggggctgtgggagctggggtgATCACCATGGTCTG GCCTGGCCAGGGCCCCTGACCCCCTCCTTCGGGCACAGgtggctgcacagcagcaggagtcGGCCACAACGCAGAAGGCAGAGCGGGAGGTGTCCCgcatggtggtggtgatggtgggctccttctgcctctgctaCGTGCCCTACACGGCCCTGGCCATGTACATGGTGAACAACCGGAACCACGGCCTTGACCTGCGCCTGGTCACCATCCCTGCCTTCTTCTCCAAGAGCGCCTGCGTCTACAACCCCATCATCTACTGCTTCATGAACAAACAG TTCCGCGCCTGCATCATGGAGACGGTCTGTGGGAAGCCCATGACAGATGAGTCTGACATCTCCAGCTCGGCCCAGAGGACGGAGGTCTTGTCCGTCTCCTCCAGCCAGGTCAGCCCCAGCTGA